From one Danio rerio strain Tuebingen ecotype United States chromosome 19, GRCz12tu, whole genome shotgun sequence genomic stretch:
- the irx1b gene encoding iroquois-class homeodomain protein IRX-1b (The RefSeq protein has 2 substitutions compared to this genomic sequence) produces the protein MSFPQLGYPQFLNASQEVYGAERTGVMPSSPREGSSDNSANPATAAAAITPMLGMYANPWTVQNYSAFLPYNSAELALLSQMGSQYELKDNPGAHPPGFAVHAAPGFYPYGQYQYGDPARAKSATRETTSTLKAWLQEHKKNPYPTKGEKIMLAIITKMTLTQVSTWFANARRRLKKENKVTCCRSAEDRDGRIFDSDNEDDADKNDDEEEIDLETIDMDKAEEPRVDQNKEAANNPHAIENIETPRILSSPALKNTDSPMSSGNREQNVVKSVGEVSPGGAVCQRPGNSKPKIWSLAETATSPDNTQKLSIPSTPAGLRASPSTHPAFLSTNGIYTCQIGKLHNWASAAFLSANSLMGVRSLLSQNSNFPNHSPVTNPEKKPSSASGSPCLDSDNSSDSFSPKHNDQENVQRIESPTLASRSPFPVIHDRSHHETSQRALKTIS, from the exons ATGTCGTTCCCCCAACTGGGTTACCCACAGTTCCTAAACGCCTCCCAAGAGGTGTACGGAGCGGAGCGCACGGGTGTAATGCCGTCCTCTCCACGCGAGGGAAGCTCGGACAACAGCGCAAATCCCGCGACTGCAGCGGCTGCTATCACGCCGATGCTCGGCATGTATGCGAATCCGTGGACCGTGCAAAATTATAGCGCCTTCTTACCTTACAACAGTGCCGAGCTGGCCCTGCTCTCTCAGATG GGGTCGCAGTATGAGCTGAAGGATAACCCCGGGGCTCATCCTCCAGGATTTGCAGTGCACGCTGCGCCCGGTTTTTATCCATACGGCCAGTATCAGTACGGTGATCCGGCCCGGGCCAAGAGCGCTACCAGAGAAACCACCAGCACACTGAAAGCATGGTTGCAGGAACACAAAAAGAACCCGTATCCCACCAAAGGTGAGAAGATCATGCTGGCCATCATCACGAAGATGACCCTTACGCAGGTGTCCACCTGGTTCGCCAACGCGCGCCGGAGACTCAAAAAGGAGAATAAAGTGACCTGGGGTCGCAGTGCCGAGGACAGAGACGGGCGAATTTTCGACAGCGACAACGAGGATGATGCGGACAAAAATGACGACGAGGAAGAAATCGATCTGGAGACCATCGATATGGACAAGGCGGAGGAGCCCAGAGTGGACCAGAACAAGGAAGCAGCGAATAACCCGCACGCGATTGAAAACATTGAAACACCGCGGATATTATCTTCCCCAGCACTTAAAAACACGGACAGTCCTATGTCGAGTGGTAATAGAGAACAGAATGTGGTCAAAAGCGTTGGTGAGGTGTCTCCTGGTGGAGCAGTGTGTCAAAGGCCTGGAAACAGCAAACCCAAAATCTGGTCTTTGGCGGAGACGGCAACAAGTCCTGATAATACGCAAAAACTCAGTATCCCGTCGACGCCTGCAGGCCTCAGGGCCTCACCTTCAACCCATCCTGCTTTTCTCTCCACAAACGGAATTTATACTTGCCAGATTGGGAAACTACACAATTGGGCGAGCGCCGCTTTCCTCAGTGCTAATTCTCTGATGGGTGTGCGCTCACTTTTGAGTCAAAACAGTAACTTTCCAAACCACAGTCCCGTTACAAACCCCGAAAAGAAACCTTCGTCTGCCTCTGGATCTCCATGTCTTGACAGCGACAACTCATCCGACAGTTTCAGTCCCAAACATAATG ATCAAGAGAACGTTCAGAGAATTGAATCTCCAACACTTGCATCAAGATCACCGTTTCCAGTCATCCATGACAG GTCTCATCATGAAACATCACAACGCGCTTTGAAGACAATTTCTTGA